DNA sequence from the Ruminococcus albus 7 = DSM 20455 genome:
TCCGTCACCAATGGTCGCATAAGCCTAACTGGTAAGGCAGCAGTTTGCTAAACTGTGAGTAATCGGAACATTCCGATGTCTGAGTTCAAGTCTCAGTGCGGCCGCTAAAAGCTATAAACCAATATCAAAAGCGAATAGTTAAAGAAAAATGGTTGTTTTGGCAACTGAAATCAGAGTGGGTTTGACAGAAAATACATTTCCAGCTAATCACATTTGCAAACATAGTTGGAAATACATTTCCAACTATTGACTTTTTAAAGCAAACATGGTATAATAATTCCAGAAATCCATATAATACATGGCAGAAGGAGTTGATCACTATGATAGACCGCCCTGAATATCTCAGATTTCTGAACGATTGGAAGGATAAGCAAATAATAAAAGTTATTACCGGTATCAGAAGATGCGGAAAATCCACGTTGTTTGAGCTTTTCCGGGAACAGCTCGGAAAACAAGGCGTTGGTGATGACCAGATAATATCTATAAATTTTGAAGAAGCCGAAAATGAAGAACTCCACGACTGGCATAAAATGTACAGCTATATAACATCCCGTATGCTTCCTGATAAAACGAATTATATCTTTCTGGATGAGATACAGTGTGTTGCTGATTATCAAAAAGCTGTAGACAGCCTGTTCGTAAAAAAGAACACAGATGTTTATATAACAGGTTCAAACGCCTATTTTATGTCAGGCGAGCTTGCAACGCTGTTATCAGGCAGGTATGTTGAACTTAAAATGCTCCCTCTGTCATTTAAGGAGTACTCAAGTGCGTTTGATGGATTAAGCAAAGAGGAACTTTACAGAAATTACGTGTATAACAGCTCCTTTCCCTATACAACGGAACTCCATGACAGGCGGAACATAAGAACATATCTTGACGGTTTATATAATACCATTGTTCTGAACGATATTGTCACCAGAAAGAAAATACAGGATCCGCTGATGCTGAAAAGCGTTATAAAATACCTGTTCGATAATATCGGAAGCCCATGTTCTTCAAAGAAGATAGCCGATTCGATGACAAGTGCAGGAAGAAAAATATCCAATCATACTGTAGAAAACTATCTTGAAGGTCTTACCGATAGTCTCCTTATGTACCGTGTCGGAAGATATGACATCAAGGGGAAGGAATACCTGAAACTGCTGGATAAATACTATGCTGCTGATGTCGGTCTAAGATATTATCTTCTCGGCACCAATAATGCAGATAACGGGCATATCCTGGAAAATGTGGTATATCTGGAGCTTATTCGCAGAGGTTATGAAGTATATATAGGTAAAAACGGTAATACGGAAGTTGATTTCGTGGCTGTTGACTATGATGGAAACACCGAATATTATCAGGTATCATGGACTGTTCGTGATGAAAAGACTCTTGAAAGAGAACTCACACCGCTGCAAAACATTAATGACCATAATACAAAGATACTTCTGACTATGGATAACGATCCGCCTGTATCATATAATGGGATCAGACAGAAGTATGTTCTTGACTGGCTGCTTGATAAATGATCTGCAAATGAGTTATCTGCTGAAATTTTCAGCTATTCGGAAATCACGAATAACTGCTTAGTTTTCGGCAATTCTTTAAGCATAGGTGAGCTATCATGGAAAAGAAAAAAGAAATGTCTATAAATAATTTCGCTCTTCTTCTTGCGCTTATATTTTTTTTAGTAGGTGCATATCCGGGCTTTCGCAGTTTGAACCTGAAGAAAAAATGCACGGTTGAAATAAAAGGCATCATTGTTGCCGAGAGATCAGGTCCGAAGTATCCCGATAGATCTCATCCGAAAAACAAATATTTATGGGGCAGAGGTATAACGGATATCTATGTCGAAACGGATGGCATTTTCAAATATGATAAACTTTCAGCGGGCGCAGGCGTTGGGGAAATAGGCGATGAAGTTATTATCCGCTACGATCCGGATGATCCCGATGAATACTATTTCGTAGGCTATTACGGTTTGGACAGAACAAATGCTGCATTTGCCTGGGGACTGAGCGGAATTATGATCATATGGTCATTGGTTGACTTCATTTACTATAACATACCGCTGGTGTTTCCTAAACTGCTGCAAAAAAAGCAATAATTACAACAACTGATAACAGCTTCCATCCACACGGATAGGAGCTGTTATTTTTAATGAAATTCTGCAATTATTAAAATTTGTAGAAAAATATTGAAATCGAATCTCTCTGGGGTATAATAAGGAAAACCTTAGAATAAACAATCTTCATTATTTTTTATACTTCTATTGACTTATAAGGTCAAATGTAGTATAATATATTCAGAACAACAAAGGAGGTGCTGAATATGTTGTTTGATTATCTTCTTGAAACATTTGGTCAAAACGAACCTATATTTCTTTCAGATATTTCTTATGAGGATTATTCTGATATCTGGCTCAAAAAAGAACTTGCGAAGCTATGCGAATGCGGACAGATCATTAGATATGAACGAGGTATCTACTATATCCCCGTCAAAACACCATTCGGCAACAGTATTCTGAATCCCAATAGGATAATTGAAAGAAAATATTTATCCGAAAAAGGAAATCGAATCGGATTTTACACCGGGATAACAGCGTTGCAGCAGGCAGGGCTTTCTACACAGATGTCAAATATTCCCGAGATACAAACAAATAACGAGAATTCAAAACTCCGCAGAGTAAAAGTCGGGAATCAGGATATTATCCTGCGTAAGGCAAGAGTTAAAATAGACAATGACAATATATTTGTTTTGCAGTTTCTTGAAATGATGAACAGCACCTCAGCAGGATATTTTGACGATGAGAGAAAAGCTGTCATCAGAAACTGGATCAGGAAATGTAATATTTCTCAGGAGCTTGTGACAAAATATGCTCCGTTTTTCCCGGACAAGACAATGCGTAATCTCATAGAAAGCGGCGTGATCTATTATGTTGCATAACGAAAAAGATATTTTTGAGCAGCTTATCCTGCGAACATCTGAATATCTCGGTGTTAAAGCTGAGATCGTTGAAAAGGATTATTTTGTAACGCTTTTTCTGAAAAAGATCGCAGATGTTATGCCGGATATTGTTTTTAAGGGCGGAACATCACTGTCAAAGTGTTACCATATCATCAAGCGTTTTTCTGAAGATATTGATCTGAATTTACAGTCTGAAATAAAACCGCCTGTAGGCAAGAGAAAGCAGCTCAAAGCAAGTATTATCAGTATAATCAGTGATCTGGAATTTGAGCTTACTAATGCTGATGCGATCAAGAGCCGTCGTGACTATAACCGTTATATCATTGACTATCCTTCTTCACTCTCTGCTGTTTATCTGAAAGAACAGCTTATTGTAGAAACTGCAATATATCAAAGAGCTTATCCTACGAAAGTAATGAAGGCAGACAGTCTGATATATCAATACCTCCACGAAAATGGCTATGATAATTATGCAGAACAATATGGTTTACAGCCGTTTGAACTGAACGTACAGACCGCAGAGAGAACGCTGATAGACAAGTTGTATGCATTGGCAGATTATTATCTGCTGAATACTACTACCGAGCATTCAAGGCATATATACGATATTTATAAGCTGTCTGAGATAGTAACGATAAATGATACTCTGAGATCACTTGCACAGTCTGTTGCTGATGAGCGCAGACCTCATAAAATGTGTCTTTCGGTTCAGAACGGAACAGATGTGAATGCTGTTTTACGGGAGATCATTGATAAGAAAGTCTATAAAGATGATTATGATACAATAACCGTTCCGCTGCTGTTTGAAAGTGTTTCTTATGATATGGCAGTTTCAGCTTTGGAGAACATTCTTCAAAGCGGTATATTTGACTAAGCTTGCGACAATGCGCAGGTTTGTACATTCCTCTGTATAGAAGTCACGGACAGTCTTATCGACTATCTTCATAAGTATTCGATAATGCGACCAGCTCAATTCGGCACACAGTGTGTGCCGATTCGGGAAACAGCTATAAAACTGACGCATTGCCCGTAGATTTCGTTCTGTAAAGCCCTTGCCGAACTCGGCAGTAAGTCTGTCAGAAAGATACTTATGCAAGCTTACCGAACAGGCTTTTCACGCCATCCATGATATCGTCATATTGTATCTTTTTCGCATAAGGATACTTCTTCTGATATGCACCCCATAGCTTATGCAGGGTATTGTCTTCGTTGATATTTGCTATTATTGCCGGAGCGTTTTGTATCAGGTTCACTGTGCCGCGCTTCTGACAGGCCGCATCAAAGGCTTCTCTGAACACCGTACCGTCTATCTTGTTCTCATACAAAGAAAGAAGGATATAGATGTCATAGAAATCTCTCATACGGGTATTAAGCACGCTTCTTGCAAGGATAGTCCGGAGCTTTTCTGCAAGTATCGTTTCGAGATCATATGACCACAGCTTTATCGAACGGTCATCAAACATGAGCTTATAATCATACTTTATTGCCCTAGGAGTTACTGCATCACCTGTTGAGATATCTATCTTCATGGGAGTGATGAGCCTGTCAATTACCGCATTCAATATGACCCTGATACCCGGATATTCTATTTCATCCAAAATGTCGGAAATATCCTTGATCTCAAACCTAACGCCGTCTACGAGGTCAACTGCAGTTATGTTCTCTATGATATCCCTTGGATCAGCAGCTGAAAGGTTCTGATTTCTGATACTTGTATCAATGTCGATTGTAGAACGGAGTGCCACACCGGTCATAGCACTTACCAGCATTCCGCCCTTTATTACGAAGTTGTCATTGTATTCCGAGTTTGCGGCACGCTCAAGGAAACGCTCCATCATATAAATTCGCATCAGAACTCTTGCGTCGGTGTTTTTCACTTTCGCAAGTTTTTTTATTCTGCATTTTACTTGTTCAGGTGTTAATTGCATATTATAGCAACACCTCCATATATTTGCGAACAACGGTCTGTATCCTGAATAACTTTGAATATTCCCAGAGCTTGTTCAGGTCATTGTCGTTTCTTCTGGCATACGCTTTCAATGCAGGAATGAATTCCTGAATATCTATCGTACTTCTGCTTCGTATCACATCACATATCGTTCTGTCTATGTCATACATCGGTATCTCATTACCGCAGTTATCCTTAACGAAAACTTTACCGACATCGAGCAATTCTTTCTTTATGGTGTAGACTTTGCATCTGCCGTCGGCAGTCAGCCTGTGCGAATTATAACCGCTGTACATTGTGAGCGTGTGGACTAATGGCTCTCTGTCTGTCAGACCGTAGAAATACAACGCTTCATTATGTGAAAAAACTGCATTGGGACATCTTTTATGAAGCACATACAGCTCATCGACCCACTCGTCCCTGAAAATATAGATACCGTGCTCGACCTGTTCCATGTTGTTCTCACGCACATATTTATAGAACTTGTATTTTGAAATGCCATTATCTGCTGCAATTTCAGGTGTTATACAACCATACTCTTTTATCAGCTCAGTCATATCCTTCATGACCATCACCAACTTTCGTGCTTATATGATAACTGAAATAAGCACAAAAGTCAGTGCCCTTCAGTTTTATGCAAATTGATATTACTGCCATACCTACAAAAAGACAAAAATGGCGATCACAATTTGTAAATCGCCATGTTGTTCTTTATTTGTTCTTTATCAAATATGGCGAACATCGATTCTGCACCGCAGGAAAGGCACGCTGAGACAAAATCTTGTTCTTTATTTGTTCTTTATTGGTGCAAAAAAGTAGTAAAAAACAGAAAAATTCAGTTTTTCTGAATTGCTCTAAAATGCCGTAATTTCGGCGTTTTCTCAATGTTACGACAAGCTGCAAAAAACGGCTGGGGACTTTCAATTCCCGTACGGGTCATATCAACAGAAAGCTTCAAAACAGCGCAAATACGTTGTTTTGAAGCTTTTCTTTTTTTGTCATTAAGTCAAAAACCTCTTATTTACCTCTTATTGCTAAAAACGATTTTGAAAGGACGTTTTGGTCTTTAATCACAGAGTTAAACAGCGTAGGCGATTTGGATACAGATAAGTAGGATATGTTAAAATAAAGCTCTTGATGTATTCTTCAAGAAGAACCTTTTGCTTGGAAAAAGTTGTTACATGAATTGGCAAACATTATTTCTTATGAATTTGAATATCTATTGCATTATCCTCGCTTCTGATTTCATAAATATATTCGGGCAGTCCATATACATTAACACTTCTTCAAGGTTAAGGCTGGATATCTTAGCGATCTTTTCAAGTGAAAGAGTATCATCTTAGAATATTGCGGCAGTGATTTTCTGTTTATTCCAATAAACAGCTTTATTATTCGGATCTTCCATTATCTTACAACGATTGTTTGACTTTATTATTTCCTTTATTGACTAAACACTCCAAACGTGTTATAATAATACCAATAAGACATCGCAGCAAGGAGGCGAAATCAGTGCCGAAAAAATTCAATATCACAGGCAACTGCATACCAGACAGGCATTATATGGTAGACCTGACGAGCAGGCTTGAACAGATAAAAGCGCAGGTCGATGACGGGCAGTATCTTGTCATCAACCGTGGCAGGCAGTATGGTAAGACCACAATGCTTCGTGCTCTGGCGAAGTTCCTTTCCGATGAATACTATGTGTTATCGCTGGATTTTCAGATGCAGATGAGCAGTCAGAAATTTGAGAGCGAAAACATTTTTTCTGTCACACTTGCTAAGATCATCATCAGGGCTTTCAGACAGCTCGGTATTGACAGGCAGTTTGAAAAAGAAATAAACGGCATTGGTTCCGATATTGCTGATATGAAAGAGAATTATGGACTGGTCGATCTTTTTATTTCGCTGAATGATATATGCGCTGCCTCCGACAAGCCTATCGTGCTTATGATCGACGAGGTGGATCAGGCATCGAATAATCAGGTCTTTCTCGATTTTCTGGCGCAGCTGAGGGGCTATTATATAAACCGTGATGTTTCTCCGACGTTCCGTTCGGTCATACTTGCGGGCGTTCATGACATACGCAATCTCAAACAGAAGATACGTCCTGATGAAGCTCACAAGCACAACAGTCCGTGGAACATAGCATCGAGTTTTGATGTGGATATGGATTTTTCGCCTGCGGACATTTCAACAATGCTGAGCGAGTATGAGAATGACCATCATACCGGAATGGATATCGACAGAATGGCGCAGCTGATCTACGATAACACCTCGGGTTATCCGGTGCTTGTATCGACTATCTGTA
Encoded proteins:
- a CDS encoding DUF6088 family protein, whose amino-acid sequence is MLFDYLLETFGQNEPIFLSDISYEDYSDIWLKKELAKLCECGQIIRYERGIYYIPVKTPFGNSILNPNRIIERKYLSEKGNRIGFYTGITALQQAGLSTQMSNIPEIQTNNENSKLRRVKVGNQDIILRKARVKIDNDNIFVLQFLEMMNSTSAGYFDDERKAVIRNWIRKCNISQELVTKYAPFFPDKTMRNLIESGVIYYVA
- a CDS encoding ATP-binding protein — encoded protein: MIDRPEYLRFLNDWKDKQIIKVITGIRRCGKSTLFELFREQLGKQGVGDDQIISINFEEAENEELHDWHKMYSYITSRMLPDKTNYIFLDEIQCVADYQKAVDSLFVKKNTDVYITGSNAYFMSGELATLLSGRYVELKMLPLSFKEYSSAFDGLSKEELYRNYVYNSSFPYTTELHDRRNIRTYLDGLYNTIVLNDIVTRKKIQDPLMLKSVIKYLFDNIGSPCSSKKIADSMTSAGRKISNHTVENYLEGLTDSLLMYRVGRYDIKGKEYLKLLDKYYAADVGLRYYLLGTNNADNGHILENVVYLELIRRGYEVYIGKNGNTEVDFVAVDYDGNTEYYQVSWTVRDEKTLERELTPLQNINDHNTKILLTMDNDPPVSYNGIRQKYVLDWLLDK
- a CDS encoding AAA-like domain-containing protein, with the translated sequence MPKKFNITGNCIPDRHYMVDLTSRLEQIKAQVDDGQYLVINRGRQYGKTTMLRALAKFLSDEYYVLSLDFQMQMSSQKFESENIFSVTLAKIIIRAFRQLGIDRQFEKEINGIGSDIADMKENYGLVDLFISLNDICAASDKPIVLMIDEVDQASNNQVFLDFLAQLRGYYINRDVSPTFRSVILAGVHDIRNLKQKIRPDEAHKHNSPWNIASSFDVDMDFSPADISTMLSEYENDHHTGMDIDRMAQLIYDNTSGYPVLVSTICKHIDEQIHEWDEHGVTEAVKLLINSSSPLFDSLINKLEDNKQLRNMVYDILINGRTFIYGPDSEVTREAEMYGFVTRCDTHVAIANRIFETRLYNWFIYDTVADNDKKDWSADKNRFITNGRLNMKLVLEKFVTHFDELYGDSSEKFLEEDGRRFFLLYLRPIINGTGNYYVEALTRNDRRTDVIVDYKGEQFVIEMKIWRGEEYNARGEQQLTEYLDYYHIDTGYLLSFCFNKSKNVGVSELKIGKKTIIEALV
- a CDS encoding DUF1016 N-terminal domain-containing protein; the encoded protein is MHKYLSDRLTAEFGKGFTERNLRAMRQFYSCFPNRHTLCAELSWSHYRILMKIVDKTVRDFYTEECTNLRIVASLVKYTALKNVLQS
- a CDS encoding type IV toxin-antitoxin system AbiEi family antitoxin domain-containing protein, with the protein product MKDMTELIKEYGCITPEIAADNGISKYKFYKYVRENNMEQVEHGIYIFRDEWVDELYVLHKRCPNAVFSHNEALYFYGLTDREPLVHTLTMYSGYNSHRLTADGRCKVYTIKKELLDVGKVFVKDNCGNEIPMYDIDRTICDVIRSRSTIDIQEFIPALKAYARRNDNDLNKLWEYSKLFRIQTVVRKYMEVLL
- a CDS encoding nucleotidyl transferase AbiEii/AbiGii toxin family protein; its protein translation is MLHNEKDIFEQLILRTSEYLGVKAEIVEKDYFVTLFLKKIADVMPDIVFKGGTSLSKCYHIIKRFSEDIDLNLQSEIKPPVGKRKQLKASIISIISDLEFELTNADAIKSRRDYNRYIIDYPSSLSAVYLKEQLIVETAIYQRAYPTKVMKADSLIYQYLHENGYDNYAEQYGLQPFELNVQTAERTLIDKLYALADYYLLNTTTEHSRHIYDIYKLSEIVTINDTLRSLAQSVADERRPHKMCLSVQNGTDVNAVLREIIDKKVYKDDYDTITVPLLFESVSYDMAVSALENILQSGIFD
- a CDS encoding nucleotidyl transferase AbiEii/AbiGii toxin family protein, whose translation is MQLTPEQVKCRIKKLAKVKNTDARVLMRIYMMERFLERAANSEYNDNFVIKGGMLVSAMTGVALRSTIDIDTSIRNQNLSAADPRDIIENITAVDLVDGVRFEIKDISDILDEIEYPGIRVILNAVIDRLITPMKIDISTGDAVTPRAIKYDYKLMFDDRSIKLWSYDLETILAEKLRTILARSVLNTRMRDFYDIYILLSLYENKIDGTVFREAFDAACQKRGTVNLIQNAPAIIANINEDNTLHKLWGAYQKKYPYAKKIQYDDIMDGVKSLFGKLA